The proteins below come from a single Pseudarthrobacter sp. SSS035 genomic window:
- a CDS encoding TIGR03089 family protein produces the protein MSIPAIDLMTTLRSGHATSPRLTWYGPDSERVELSGRVLDNWVAKTSNLLQDELDAEPGMRLTLDLPAHWKSMIWALAAWQLGMETVLDGGEAELLVTDRPGTVEGKHDAIIAVALPALAMRWSGDLPAGVIDYAAEVRSHGDVFMAHTDPSAAGCAIRAGGGQRHIHESLITGFAAPHEEGVRLLVPAAEGLEPALANSLGAWHNGGSVVLAHADVELTDKLLAAERIYGK, from the coding sequence ATGAGCATCCCGGCGATAGATCTGATGACCACCCTGCGTTCCGGCCACGCCACGTCGCCCCGCCTGACCTGGTACGGCCCGGACTCCGAGCGCGTGGAACTCTCCGGTCGTGTGCTGGACAACTGGGTGGCAAAAACCAGCAATCTGCTGCAGGACGAACTCGACGCCGAGCCCGGCATGCGACTGACTCTTGACCTGCCAGCCCACTGGAAGTCAATGATCTGGGCACTGGCCGCCTGGCAGCTGGGCATGGAAACAGTCCTGGACGGCGGGGAGGCGGAGCTACTGGTCACCGACAGGCCCGGAACCGTTGAGGGGAAGCACGACGCCATTATCGCCGTCGCGCTGCCAGCCCTGGCGATGCGGTGGTCTGGTGACCTGCCTGCCGGAGTCATCGACTACGCCGCCGAGGTGCGCTCCCATGGTGACGTCTTTATGGCGCACACGGACCCTTCGGCGGCCGGCTGTGCCATTCGGGCTGGCGGAGGCCAGCGGCACATCCACGAAAGCCTGATCACTGGTTTTGCGGCGCCGCATGAGGAAGGCGTCAGGCTTCTGGTCCCGGCCGCTGAAGGGCTGGAGCCGGCGCTGGCGAACTCACTCGGCGCGTGGCACAACGGTGGTTCAGTGGTGCTGGCTCACGCCGATGTGGAGCTGACGGACAAGCTGCTGGCCGCGGAACGCATCTACGGCAAGTAG
- a CDS encoding GtrA family protein, with product MFSALADRIRGLASLFWREVAKFGAVGGVAFVIDSAIFIWLFTGPMHGSEVWAKAVATIVASIFSWVANRYWTFRHRKQANVAREAALFAVMNLVGLLIASGCVWFAKYILDLNDKPSLFIAGSVVGLVLGTIFRFFAYRFWVFNEELDQEPEFSHDHELIERHHREKAAAAAAFAQHGEQPEADSPESRRQQP from the coding sequence ATGTTTAGCGCACTTGCAGATCGTATCCGGGGGCTCGCCTCGCTATTTTGGCGTGAAGTGGCCAAGTTCGGAGCCGTGGGCGGTGTGGCCTTCGTCATTGACTCGGCCATCTTCATCTGGCTGTTCACCGGACCGATGCACGGCAGCGAGGTCTGGGCCAAAGCGGTGGCAACCATCGTGGCAAGCATCTTCTCATGGGTTGCCAACCGTTACTGGACGTTCAGACACCGCAAGCAGGCCAACGTGGCCCGTGAGGCCGCGCTGTTCGCCGTCATGAACCTGGTGGGACTGCTGATCGCTTCAGGCTGCGTCTGGTTCGCGAAGTACATCCTGGACCTGAACGACAAGCCCTCGCTCTTTATTGCCGGCAGCGTCGTGGGCCTGGTCCTGGGCACCATCTTCCGCTTCTTCGCTTACCGCTTCTGGGTCTTCAACGAAGAACTGGATCAGGAGCCGGAGTTCTCCCACGACCACGAGCTCATCGAACGGCACCATCGTGAGAAGGCAGCTGCCGCTGCTGCCTTCGCCCAGCACGGGGAGCAGCCGGAGGCAGACTCACCGGAAAGCCGCCGGCAGCAGCCCTAA
- a CDS encoding 5-(carboxyamino)imidazole ribonucleotide synthase, translated as MMAPAATALGFELRVLAEAEDVSAVSAVSTSPVGDYKDLQTLLDFADGLDVMTFDHEHVPTDHLRALLAAGVNVQPGPDALVNAQDKLVMRAAIDSLGLPNPIWAAVADVAALVDFGEETGWPVVLKMPRGGYDGKGVRIIDSAEAAEEAAPWFEAMSPLLAEAKVEFSRELSALVARTPGGEARAWPVVHTIQVDGVCDEVIAPALDIPLEVAAAAEDAALRVATELGVTGVMAAELFETPGSGVGFLINELAMRPHNTGHWTQDGSVTSQFEQHLRAVLDLPLGATDILGPVVVMKNFLGGDNQDLFSAYPAALASEPAAKVHCYGKSVRPGRKIGHVNLVGTSTDDVDSVRQRATRVAAIIRDGRVPTEESARISEENA; from the coding sequence ATGATGGCCCCGGCCGCTACCGCCCTTGGCTTTGAACTCCGTGTCCTGGCTGAGGCTGAGGACGTTTCAGCCGTGTCTGCTGTGTCCACTTCACCGGTGGGTGACTACAAGGACCTCCAGACTCTCCTCGACTTCGCGGACGGCCTGGATGTTATGACGTTCGACCACGAACACGTCCCCACGGACCACCTCCGCGCGCTTTTGGCCGCTGGCGTGAATGTCCAGCCCGGTCCGGACGCCCTGGTTAATGCCCAGGACAAACTGGTGATGAGGGCTGCCATCGACAGCCTTGGGCTCCCAAACCCCATCTGGGCTGCTGTCGCTGACGTCGCCGCGCTCGTGGACTTCGGCGAAGAAACGGGTTGGCCGGTTGTCCTCAAGATGCCCCGCGGCGGCTACGACGGAAAGGGCGTGCGGATCATCGACTCCGCCGAGGCCGCCGAAGAGGCTGCTCCGTGGTTCGAGGCCATGAGCCCGCTCCTCGCCGAAGCCAAAGTTGAGTTCAGCCGCGAACTGTCCGCGCTGGTGGCGCGGACCCCGGGCGGCGAAGCGAGAGCCTGGCCTGTGGTGCACACTATCCAGGTGGACGGCGTCTGCGACGAAGTCATCGCCCCTGCCCTGGACATCCCCCTCGAGGTCGCCGCGGCCGCGGAAGACGCGGCACTGCGCGTCGCCACGGAACTTGGCGTCACCGGAGTCATGGCGGCGGAACTCTTTGAAACACCGGGCTCCGGCGTCGGCTTCCTGATCAACGAACTCGCGATGCGCCCCCACAACACCGGCCACTGGACCCAGGACGGTTCGGTTACCAGCCAGTTTGAGCAGCACCTGCGGGCGGTCCTGGACCTGCCGCTGGGTGCCACCGACATCCTGGGCCCGGTAGTGGTCATGAAAAACTTCCTGGGCGGCGACAACCAGGATCTGTTTTCCGCCTACCCGGCCGCCCTCGCCAGCGAGCCGGCCGCCAAGGTCCACTGCTACGGAAAATCAGTGCGTCCGGGACGCAAGATTGGCCATGTCAACCTCGTAGGGACCTCCACGGATGATGTGGACTCGGTCCGGCAACGCGCAACCCGGGTGGCGGCCATCATCCGCGACGGCCGGGTTCCCACCGAAGAATCAGCACGGATTTCCGAGGAGAACGCATGA
- the purE gene encoding 5-(carboxyamino)imidazole ribonucleotide mutase — MTTETATGTVPRPIVGLVMGSDSDWPVMEAAAEALAEFGIPFEADVVSAHRMPTEMIRYGQTAHERGLRVIIAGAGGAAHLPGMLASVTPLPVIGVPVPLKTLDGMDSLLSIVQMPAGVPVATVSIAGARNAGLLAVRILASGTDELAASLRADLVDFAQELNDVATRKGANLRQKVSEVFADGNGVLRGSR, encoded by the coding sequence ATGACCACCGAAACCGCCACCGGCACCGTCCCCCGTCCCATCGTTGGGCTGGTCATGGGCTCAGACTCGGATTGGCCGGTCATGGAGGCCGCCGCGGAGGCATTGGCTGAGTTCGGCATCCCCTTTGAAGCCGATGTGGTCTCCGCACACCGGATGCCCACCGAAATGATCCGGTACGGCCAGACCGCCCACGAACGCGGGCTCCGGGTCATCATCGCGGGCGCCGGCGGAGCTGCCCACCTTCCCGGCATGCTGGCAAGCGTGACTCCCTTGCCCGTTATTGGCGTCCCGGTCCCGCTGAAGACCCTGGACGGCATGGATTCCCTCCTCTCCATCGTGCAAATGCCGGCCGGCGTTCCCGTAGCCACCGTGTCCATTGCCGGTGCCCGGAACGCAGGCCTGCTGGCAGTCCGGATCCTCGCTTCGGGAACGGACGAGCTGGCAGCCTCGCTCCGCGCCGACCTCGTGGACTTCGCCCAGGAACTCAACGACGTCGCCACCCGCAAGGGAGCCAACCTCAGGCAAAAAGTCAGCGAAGTCTTCGCCGACGGCAATGGTGTTCTCCGGGGCAGCCGTTAA
- a CDS encoding LCP family protein, with the protein MSRSEPQQPAPSTVMTDPVRYPSSASVPVRTKRGFALVLMTLLVPGSAQIVAGDRKLGRIALRVTLSAWALLAVTLLLLAVNRSLLINILTNQFASLVIILVLVALALGWAFLFVNTLRLIRPVLLAPAARPAVVISLVLALVLSSGTLGYAAYLLNVGRNAIGNIFSAGPSIDPVEGRYNFLMMGGDAGDDRTGRRPDSLSVLSVDAKTGQTAIISVPRNLQNAQFSEGSPMREIYPDGYDCGDACLINAINTEVTNDYADLYPGADDPGAQATLEAVSGTLGITVQAYVLVDMAGFAKLIDAMGGIKIKAGGWVPMSGFFDEATRTHGMPLGWIPAGEQTLDGEHALWYGRSREYVDDYSRIQRQQCVQQAMLKQLDPATLLSKFEDIASAGTKVVESNISSSQLGSFVDLATKAKGQEVKRLTIGPPDFDASFSTVPDFDIIHAKVDQLLASASGPQAAAPVDGMVQASSVGGGLQASSPLWPAAGLPAGWTAQQTPPPSSDFTPVTTTPDGEPITEELLNQLKREGNEEAIRQLVATNGQCAPQ; encoded by the coding sequence ATGTCCAGAAGCGAACCGCAGCAGCCAGCACCCAGCACAGTCATGACTGATCCCGTCCGGTATCCGTCCAGCGCCTCCGTGCCAGTCCGGACCAAACGGGGCTTCGCCCTGGTTCTGATGACCCTCCTGGTGCCCGGCAGCGCCCAAATTGTGGCCGGCGACCGCAAGCTCGGCCGCATTGCCCTGCGCGTCACCCTCAGCGCCTGGGCTTTGCTGGCGGTCACCCTGCTGCTGCTGGCAGTGAACCGGTCGCTCCTGATCAACATCCTCACCAATCAGTTTGCCTCGCTGGTGATCATCCTGGTCCTGGTGGCACTGGCGCTCGGATGGGCGTTCCTGTTCGTCAACACACTCCGGCTGATCCGCCCCGTTCTGCTGGCACCGGCGGCGCGTCCCGCCGTCGTTATTTCCCTGGTACTTGCACTGGTCCTGAGCAGCGGAACACTGGGTTACGCCGCCTACCTGCTGAACGTGGGGCGTAACGCCATTGGCAATATCTTCTCGGCCGGTCCGTCGATCGATCCTGTGGAGGGCCGCTATAACTTCCTGATGATGGGCGGTGACGCCGGCGACGACCGCACCGGCAGGCGCCCGGACAGCCTCTCCGTGCTGAGCGTGGACGCCAAGACCGGTCAGACGGCCATCATCTCAGTGCCGCGCAACCTGCAGAACGCCCAGTTCAGCGAAGGCTCGCCCATGCGCGAGATCTATCCTGACGGCTACGACTGCGGCGACGCGTGCCTCATCAACGCCATCAACACCGAAGTGACGAATGACTACGCCGACCTCTACCCGGGTGCAGACGACCCCGGTGCGCAGGCGACTCTCGAAGCAGTCTCAGGAACGCTGGGCATTACTGTCCAGGCCTACGTCCTGGTGGATATGGCGGGCTTCGCCAAACTCATTGACGCGATGGGCGGCATCAAAATCAAGGCCGGCGGCTGGGTTCCGATGAGCGGTTTCTTCGACGAGGCTACCCGCACCCATGGCATGCCATTGGGCTGGATTCCTGCCGGTGAACAAACACTCGATGGCGAGCATGCCCTTTGGTACGGCAGGTCCCGCGAATACGTCGACGACTATTCCCGGATCCAGCGTCAGCAGTGTGTCCAGCAGGCCATGTTGAAGCAGCTGGACCCTGCCACGCTGCTGTCCAAATTCGAGGACATCGCCAGCGCAGGCACCAAGGTTGTGGAGTCCAACATTTCCTCGTCCCAGCTCGGCAGTTTTGTGGATCTCGCCACGAAGGCCAAGGGGCAGGAGGTCAAGCGGCTCACCATCGGCCCGCCCGACTTCGACGCGTCCTTCTCCACGGTGCCTGACTTTGACATCATCCACGCCAAGGTGGACCAGCTGCTGGCATCAGCCTCGGGCCCACAGGCTGCCGCACCCGTTGACGGCATGGTGCAGGCATCAAGCGTCGGCGGAGGCCTGCAGGCGTCCTCGCCACTGTGGCCGGCTGCTGGCCTTCCAGCCGGCTGGACCGCGCAGCAAACCCCACCCCCGTCGTCGGACTTCACGCCCGTGACTACAACGCCCGACGGCGAACCGATCACCGAGGAGCTGCTGAACCAGCTCAAGCGCGAGGGTAACGAGGAAGCTATCCGCCAACTCGTGGCCACCAACGGACAATGTGCCCCGCAGTAG
- the manA gene encoding mannose-6-phosphate isomerase, class I has product MYEIENVLRDYAWGSTTAIAGLLGRPESGRPEAELWIGAHPGAPSMARRADGSVAPLDALIAEDPEHFLGSESVAEFGPRLPFLTKILAAALPLSLQVHPSIEQAKAGFARENADGIAPDAAHRNYRDDNHKPEMIFALTPFEALCGFRSTAATRKILLHIAACFDRVEAGIPPLLVELLEVLDNPDEGAGLRSAFERLIRGGEDVSHTTSRVAAALISGAPLEPFNAELSTVISLNEKYPGDPGVLISLLLNRVSLAPGEAVYLPAGNVHAYLHGLGVEVMASSDNVLRGGLTPKYVDVPELLRTIEFQPVAVPMLTPEFSGLGQELYTPPFREFQLQRIELAPGAEPVPLAQAGAAVVIVVAGTVYLDSPKGDLHLTRGGSAFLPAAEAPVNVHPVAGAESPAVAFAVTTSLKA; this is encoded by the coding sequence GTGTACGAAATTGAGAACGTCCTCCGCGACTACGCCTGGGGATCCACCACGGCCATCGCCGGACTGCTGGGACGCCCCGAGTCAGGACGTCCGGAAGCCGAACTCTGGATCGGTGCCCACCCCGGCGCCCCGTCCATGGCCCGCCGGGCGGACGGCTCCGTGGCACCGCTCGATGCCTTGATTGCCGAAGATCCGGAACATTTCCTGGGCAGCGAATCTGTGGCCGAATTTGGCCCGCGGCTCCCGTTCCTGACCAAGATCCTTGCTGCCGCGCTGCCGTTGTCCCTCCAGGTCCATCCCAGCATCGAACAGGCCAAAGCGGGATTCGCCCGGGAGAATGCTGACGGCATTGCGCCCGATGCCGCGCACCGCAACTACCGCGATGACAACCACAAGCCCGAAATGATCTTCGCGCTGACGCCGTTCGAGGCCTTGTGCGGGTTCCGATCGACAGCTGCAACCCGGAAAATTCTGCTCCATATTGCCGCCTGCTTCGACCGGGTGGAAGCCGGGATCCCGCCGCTGCTGGTGGAGCTCCTCGAAGTGCTGGACAACCCGGACGAGGGCGCGGGACTCAGGAGTGCCTTCGAGCGGCTGATCAGGGGCGGCGAAGACGTCTCCCACACCACATCGAGGGTGGCGGCCGCCCTGATCTCCGGCGCTCCGCTGGAACCGTTCAACGCGGAACTGTCCACAGTCATCAGCCTCAACGAGAAGTACCCGGGTGACCCCGGTGTGCTGATTTCACTGTTGCTGAACAGGGTTTCGCTGGCCCCCGGCGAGGCCGTCTACCTCCCCGCAGGCAACGTGCACGCCTACCTGCACGGCCTGGGTGTCGAAGTCATGGCGTCCTCTGACAACGTGCTCCGCGGCGGGCTGACGCCGAAATACGTCGATGTGCCCGAACTCCTGCGGACCATCGAATTCCAGCCCGTGGCAGTCCCCATGCTCACGCCGGAATTCTCCGGCCTGGGCCAGGAGCTCTACACGCCTCCCTTCCGGGAGTTCCAGCTTCAGCGGATCGAACTGGCACCCGGCGCAGAGCCGGTTCCTCTGGCCCAGGCGGGCGCCGCCGTCGTTATTGTTGTTGCCGGAACGGTGTATCTCGATTCGCCCAAGGGCGACCTGCATCTGACGCGCGGTGGCAGCGCTTTCCTGCCTGCCGCAGAAGCACCAGTGAACGTCCACCCGGTGGCAGGGGCGGAATCACCGGCCGTTGCCTTCGCCGTGACCACCTCGCTGAAGGCCTGA
- a CDS encoding peptidoglycan bridge formation glycyltransferase FemA/FemB family protein, with protein MEFFLQTPAWADVQSSLGRTVHQQSGPGWSFLAVEEKNPAGMVLYAPYGPVASSAEAFDGALAALVATARSCGAVFVRIEPVSAGLEMPAATELSRRGLQPAPVNQQPELSWIVDLDGDFKDVLAAMKPVNRNLYRNIHKKGVTFRASQDPDDISILLDFLHMTARRNGFKPQSDEYLTQVAASLMPAGAATMFIAELNGEPIAAALAYDSADTRTYAHAALDDTHRKLSAGIPLLVTLMADAKERGLKHVDLWGVAPADQPSHKWAGFTAFKKSFGGREVEYPGTWDLPVQKLRYNAYQLARKLRDRLRALRSPSARTGR; from the coding sequence GTGGAATTCTTCCTGCAGACGCCTGCCTGGGCGGATGTCCAGTCGTCGCTGGGCCGCACAGTCCATCAGCAGTCCGGCCCGGGCTGGAGCTTCCTGGCCGTCGAGGAGAAAAACCCGGCCGGAATGGTCCTCTACGCCCCCTATGGGCCGGTGGCATCCTCCGCGGAGGCGTTCGACGGCGCCCTGGCGGCACTGGTGGCAACGGCCAGATCGTGCGGCGCTGTGTTTGTCCGGATTGAGCCGGTGTCCGCCGGGCTTGAGATGCCGGCCGCCACGGAGCTCAGCCGGCGCGGCTTGCAGCCGGCACCCGTGAACCAGCAGCCTGAACTCAGCTGGATCGTGGACCTCGATGGTGACTTCAAGGATGTCCTCGCCGCGATGAAGCCCGTGAACAGGAACCTCTACCGGAACATCCACAAGAAGGGCGTCACGTTCCGGGCGTCGCAGGACCCGGACGACATCAGTATCCTGCTGGACTTCCTGCACATGACGGCCCGGCGGAACGGCTTCAAGCCGCAGAGCGACGAGTACCTGACCCAGGTGGCAGCCTCCCTGATGCCCGCCGGCGCAGCCACCATGTTCATCGCCGAACTGAACGGCGAGCCGATCGCCGCGGCCTTGGCCTACGATTCCGCGGACACACGGACCTACGCCCACGCAGCCTTGGATGACACTCACCGCAAGCTCAGTGCGGGCATCCCGCTCCTGGTGACCCTGATGGCAGACGCCAAGGAACGCGGCCTGAAACACGTGGACCTGTGGGGTGTCGCGCCCGCGGACCAGCCCAGCCACAAATGGGCAGGATTCACCGCGTTCAAGAAGTCCTTCGGCGGCCGCGAGGTGGAGTACCCCGGCACCTGGGACCTCCCCGTTCAAAAGCTCCGGTACAACGCGTACCAGCTGGCCCGCAAGCTGCGCGACAGGCTTCGCGCCCTCCGCTCCCCCTCCGCGCGAACTGGCAGATAA